ATCACAATCAGGCTCCAGGCAACCATGCTTTCCGCGCCGAAACGTTCGAACGGATTCCACACGCTGTCCGCGGTGTCATCAAAGAACAACGTGTTGCGCGGAACGTAGGGATCGATTCCGACCCAGACGACAAAGATGACGGCACCGACGACGACCGCTTCCCAGCTGAAGGCCCATCGCATCTCCCGCACGATCGGCCGCATCACCCAGATCATCCATGCGCCGAGGACTACTTTCACGGCATAGAGCCAGAACATCGCGTTGCCGCCCATCATTCCACCCAAGCTGGTGATAATGAGGAAAACGAAGAACGGCACGAACCGCGCGTGTATTGCCGACTGCTCGATTTTCGCCCTGAGTGGATTCATCGGGCCAAATCATCGCCGAGGCCGCATGAACGCCAAGAAAATTATTCTGCGAAGCTCAGCACGTTTGTACCCGTCGCACTCACGAGGCGAACGCTTCCCGGCTGGATCTCCTGAACGCGGTATTCGCCGACGGCGCTGTTGGTGTACACCGTTTTTCCATTGATGATCGCCGAAGGTTTTGCGCTGTGGAAGAAGATGCCATTCAATTTCAGCGGCGGCGCTTTTGGCTCTACTGGCTCAACAACCGGGGGCACAACCTCGGGAGCGGGCGTCGATGCAGCGGCAAGGGGCTCAGCCACAGGTTCGGGAACGATCGCGGCCGCCTGAATGGGTTCCACGGCTTTTTTTGGAACCGAGGCGGTGATCAAGGTTTCTGAGGGCGTGCGTTTGTTGATCACCATCGGAACGACAGCGCCTGCTGCCACGAGAACTGCGACAAAGCCCAGCATCAGCAGCATCCCTGTTCCTGAGTTCGAATGCGGAGGGGCTTCGGCAGGTCGCAGCGGAAGGTTCAGGTTTCCGGCGGGTTGCGCGGTTTGTTGTTTGGCGCGCCGCAATGCGTCATTGATCAAACTCATACTCCGATGTCTCCCTCCAGTTCCCGAATGGCCGCGCCCACGACGCGATAGCCCAATTCGTCCCGATGATTCACAAACCCCGCGAGCAACGCCTTGTCGCATACGGCATTGACCAGGCGCGGGACGCCGCCCGTGTAATGATGTATCCGCCACAACGCGGCCTTGGTGAAACGCGGTGCGCCGCGCGCCCCGGAAACCTGCAATCGATGCTGGATGTACTGGCCGATCTCGGCCTGGCTCAGGGGCGAAAGGTGGTAGCGAACCGTGATGCGCTGGCGCAACTGGCGAAGGCTGTGGCTGTTCAGGCGATCGCGCAATTCCGGCTGTCCCATCAGCACGATCTGCAACAGCTTGCGATTGTCGGTTTCCAGGTTCGATAACAGGCGAACCTGCTCGAGAAGTTCCTCCGTCAGGTTCTGCGCCTCGTCAATGATGAGAACCGTTTCCTTCCCTTGTTCGACATTCCACAGCAGGAAATCGTTGATCTTGGCAATGGTATCGAGCCGGTCCATTCCCCGCACATCGAGGCCGAACTCGATTGCGATCGCCTTCATCAGCTCGTCCGCATTGAGGACCGGATTCAAGATCAGGGCGGTGGAATAATGCTCGTCCAGTTGTTCGAGCATCGCGCGACAAAGGGTCGTCTTTCCAGCGCCCACCTCACCCGTGAGCTGGACAAATCCTTTCCGCTCGCGAATGCCGTAGAGCAGGTGGTTGTAGGCTTCACGATGCTTCGGGCTGTAAAAAAGGAAGCGCGGGTTCGGCGTGATGTCGAACGGCATCTCTGACAAGCCATAGTAATCCAGGTACACGTGGAGTGTTCAGCAAGAGGAGTGCCTTCCGGAAAATCTGGCGGCAGGGGGCCGATGATGTCCCGAAACGATTCGTTTCTGCCCAAAAGTTGTTGGAGCGATGACGCGCAAACGGTGCCTCCCGCAGCCAAATGCCCGCTTGTTTTGATTCGGCCCCTCGGCTACTTATCTCCGGGCTTTACGATGAACAGGACGCTGGTGGTTGTGCCGACCTATAACGAGCGGGAGAATCTTCCGATGCTCGCTCAGCGCCTTTTAGCTCTCCCTGTGAAGGTCGATTTGCTGGTCGTCGATGACAATTCTCCCGACGGCACGGGCAAAATGGCCGACGAGCTGTCAGTGCAGCATCCCTCCGTGCACGTCCTGCATCGCACGCAGAAGAATGGGCTCGGACGCGCCTACATCGCTGGTTTCAAGTGGGCGTTGCAGCGCGGATACGAGTTCGTGTTTGAAATGGACGGCGATTTTTCCCACAACCCGGACGACGTGCCCATATTCCTGCAGGCTGCGGAGGATGCGGATCTCGTCCTGGGTTCGCGTTACATTCATGGCATCCGTGTCATCAACTGGCCGTTGCGCCGCTTGATGCTCAGCGTCAATGCCGGCAAGTACGTGCGCATCGTGACGGGCATGCCATTCAGCGACCCCACTGGCGGATACAAGTGCTTTCGCCGCCGTGCATTGGAATCGCTTCGGCTGGATGAGGTGCAATCCAATGGCTACAGCTTTCAGATCGAATTGACCCACAAAATCTGGCGGCAGGGGATGAAAGTGGTTGAAGTTCCAATCATCTTTACGGACCGCTTTCAAGGCCATTCGAAGATGTCGCGCGATATCGTGCGGGAGGCGTTCTGGATGGTGTGGAAGCTCTGGTTTCAAAACGGAATGCGCCGTCGTCCGACGGTCCCCCCGCAGAGGCCTGGCAATTCCGGCAAGGCCTTGCCTTCGCAAGCGCTTTGATCTGACTGGCCGACGCAAAAACACGAAGGGGACGGCCACAAATCGCACAGCGCGGCAGAGCCGCAACCAAAAGGGGATGGGGAAGACGGGTTTCCAAGAATTGCGCTGATTTTCGCGAATTGCCTGCCGGTTTGGTGTGATGAGTGTGTTTCTTGGTTTACTATTCTTCAAGTGATCCGCGGGCAAAACGGGATTTGAACAGGAGGACCCAGAGATGGCGGAGGAAGACGTTTGGGCAATTCGTTTTGATCGGTTATCACAAGGAGGGCATTGCGCGAGATGTGATCCGTCAGGAGCGAGTAAAGGAGGATCTAATCACCGTGATCAGCCGTCGAGCCCTGCCGCACCTGGTTCGTGCGTGGCAATCGCCTGACCAAGAAACTGGAACTCAAGCTCAACTGGGGCAAATGCATCTATCTCTATTTTTACTTCTTGCATCAACGGCTGGGTTTTCTGCATCTGCGGCTGCAAACGTGGTTCCCGCGGCAGTCCACATCATGACACCGCTGGCCCAAGAAGCCGGCAAAGCTTGCCGCGCCAAACAAAAGCAGGGAAGACGTTTTCGAGCGCTGCGAGCCTTTGGAGAAGATGTTGAGTTGCTCAAGGCTGTCAACCGAATTTGCGATCAGCGGCTTTCGCAACTATGACATCCGGCAGGCGCTCTATGGTCAAAGGGTCGGAAAAGCTCAAAAGCGCAAGCAATCCGCAGCAGTGAGCCGCCGACTAGTTCGGGTCCGCGGTGCCGACTGCGAATGGAGAAATCCTCTATGCCCACACGAACGGCACGGTGAATTCGAACTCGGGGCGGACTGAACTCATGCTGCGGGCACAAGGCCTAATCCGCAATTGTGGGATAGTAGTAAGGATTAGAAGAACAAAATCCCGCTCCTCTCTCTGCTACCTCTGCTTGCTCCTGTTCAATGCCGTTTTCCGTTTCCAACCTTCGCGTCCTTCCCATGAACCTGCGCAGGTTCCAGGGTCGTGAGCAGGTTAAAAACAAGGGCTTCGCATGAGGTCGTTTGTTTGGCTACGGCGAAGTGCGGCCCGCCTGGTTTGACACCCGGTTCCCCATAGGCTATTGAACCAGCCGTTCACTCGTGCGGAATTCACCTGAAATGTATGAAAACGATTCTCCTTGTTGCAACCGCCGCGCTGATTTGCGCCGTGCAATTCGCCGTTGCCGCTGATGCTCCATCCGCCCTGAAGGCAGGGGACAAAGCGCCTCTCGTAGAAGGCAAGGACCAGGACGGAAAAACGTGGAAGCTCGCCGACGACATAGGCAAGCAGGCGTTGCTACTCTACTTCTATCCCAAGGACGAAACGCCGGGCTGCACAAAGCAGGCCTGCAGCATGCGCGACAGCATCACTGAACTCGAACAGAGCAAGGTCAAGGTCGCGGGGGTCAGCTTCGATTCCGCCGAGAGTCACCAAAAGTTCATCGCGAAGCATGGATTGAATTTTCCGTTGATTGCCGACACCGACGGGAAGATTGCGGAAGCGTATGGAGTGAAGATGAAGGACCGAAACATGGCCCGCCGCGTGAGCTTTCTGATCGGACGCGACGGCAAGATCGCGCACGTCACGGACTCGGGCGATCCGGAGAAACATGTCACGGAAATGAAACTCGCGGCTGCGACTTTGAAGAAGAGCTGAGAATATCTTACGTTCGTTTGGGGCTGTGGCGGAAAACCAGCCCGTTTGCTAAAAACCGCATGACCTCCGACCTTTCCATTTTTGCCGCGCGACTCCGCGACTTCATTGAACTCGCGTCCCGCGAGGAGTTGTATCTCCTCCCTGCAACCGATCCTGCGCTCAAGTCCCACCTTGACATCGAATTCAATGGAATGGCGCTTGTTCTCTTTGCGTTGCAGTTTGCAAATAACGCCGTTTATCGGCGCCTCTGTGAGTCGCGCGGGATCACACCCGACACGGTGAACCACTGGAGCCGCATCCCTTCAGCTTCAACGGTCGCATTCAAGGAATTCGATGTAACTTCGATTCCGGCCGCGCAGCGCATGAGCGTCTTCCACTCAAGCGGAACGACTGAGAATCGTCCGAGCCGGCACTGGCATTCGACCGAATCCCTGGCGCTTTACGAGGCTTCGCTGCTGCCATGGTTTGAGCGAAACGTGATGCAGAACGTGATGGGGCAGGGGTCAACGTTCAAAGCAGCCGCCCTGACGCCGCCGCGCGCGTTGGCGCCGACCTCATCGCTCGTGCACATGTTCGAAACCGTTCGCGGCCGGCTGAGTGAATCGGTAACGGACTTTGCATTTCTGGGCACCGTTGCGCCGGATGGATCGTGGAAACTGGAGGTCGCGGCAACGCTGGATTTTCTGCAGCTCGCCATCGAGGCAAAACAACCTGTGCTGTTGTTGGGAACCGCCTTTTCGTTCGTTCACTTGATGGATGCCCTCGCCGAGCGCGATCTGCCCCTTGCGTTGCCGAACGGTTCGCGCGTGATGGAAACGGGTGGTTACAAAGGACGCTCCCGCAGCATGCCCAAGTCTGAATTGCACGGGTTGATTTCGAATCGACTCGGTGTTGCGGCGACGCAGATTGTTTGCGAATACGGCATGAGCGAATTGAGCTCGCAGGCTTACGATTCGGGCGAGTTGCGGACATTTCGCTTTCCTCCATGGGCGCGTGCCCAGGTTGTCTCCGTTGAAACGGGGGCCGAAGTCTGTGTTGGGGAAACTGGACTGCTGCGGATCTTTGATCTCGCCAACGTTTATTCCGTGATGGCCATCCAGACTGAAGACCTGGCCATTCGACGAGGCGATGGATTTGAGTTGGCGGGACGCATTGAATCCAGCGAGCCGCGAGGCTGCTCCCTGATGCCCGCGAGCTCCTTTTGATTGCTGTGAACCTGCCCAATTACTTTATCGCCGACCTGCCGGCCGATGCGGTGCTGACACCTGAAATGCTCAGCGAGGCATGCCGCACGTTGCGCCGAAACCGCGAGCAATATTTGGCGGCGCGGTCGACGGAGAGCCTCATTGAATTGCTCAGCGCGGTTGCGCTGAACTGGCTGAACCCGGGCTACACCTTTCGCAAGCTTGCGCTGGAACATGGGCCTGCGGCGACGGGTTTTTCCCGAGAAACCCTGTCGAACGGCCTCGACCAGTTTTTCCGCCAATTGACGCCCGAGAATTTCAGCACGCTTCTGACACAGGATCTCGGTCACACGCAGCGCCTCGAAAAATTCGTGGCGACAGTGGCGGAGGAACGTCAGTCCCGCCGAAGCATCGCCTGCGCGCCCGAGTTGCTGGTGCAGATCGCGGCCGGAAACCTGCCGAATCCTTCGTTCATGAGCCTTGCGCTTGGGATTCTTCTGCGTTCCGCGCAAGTCATGAAATGCGCCAGTGGCGGTGCGTTTCTGCCGAGGCTTTTCGCGCACTCCATTTATGACGAAGATCGAAAACTCGGCGCCTGTCTTGAAGTCGCAGAATGGCATGGCGGAAACACGGCTCTCGAGGACGTGCTGTTTGCCGATGCGGATTGCGTCACGGCGACAGGATCCGATGAGGCGCTTGCGGCGATTCGCCAGCGCGTTCCCGCCCGCGCCAGGTTTGTGGGTTATGGGCACCGCGTGAGTTTTGCTTTTGTGGCAAAGGATGCGTTGACGAGTTACAACAGCCGCAGGGTCATCTCGCGCGCGGCCAATGATGTGGTGGCATGGAACCAACTGGGATGCCTCTCGCCGCACGCGGTGTATGTGGAGAATGGGGGGACCCTGGACGCGGAAGGATTTGCGGAAGCCCTCGCGCAGGAGCTTGCGGAACGTGAAGCAGTGGAACCGCGCGGGTCCGTTCCCAATGAAGCTGCCGCTCAGATCGCCTCTCGCCGCGCGTTCTACGAAGTGCGGGCGGCGCATTCCCCCGACACGCGCCTATGGACCAGCGAACAGTCCACAGCCTGGACCGTTGTTTACGAATCCGGCGCGAAGTTTCCACACTCGTGCCTGAACCGGTTCATCTATGTGAAAGGTGTTCCGGACTTGAAGGCGGTTATTGAAGGTGCGGACACCGTTCGCAAACAGGTTTCGACCGTCGGCATTGCTGCATCCGAGGCGCGCTCAATGGCGCTTGCCACGGAATTCGCGCGCTGGGGCGCGACGCGGATCTGCCCGATCGGCGAGATGCAAAATCCACCCCTGACGTGGCGCCACGATGGACGGCCAGCGCTGGGTGACTTGATTCGGTGGACGGATTGGGAAGGATAGAACTTCGCGATGCCGTGCTGTCGCGTCTGCCTGACAAAGTTACGATGGAACTAAGAAAAACGTTTCAATTTGAAGCGGCGCATTTGCTGCCGCATTTGCCGCAGTCACATAAATGCCGTCGCTTGCACGGGCACAGTTTCTCCGTCGAGATCGCCGTGACGGGTGATTGCGATCCGAAGCTCGGATGGGTGATGGATTACGCGGAGATCACGGCCGCGTTTCGCCCGATCTGGGAGAAGCTCGATCACTACTACCTGAATGAAGTTGAGGGTCTCGAGAATCCGACGAGCGAGAACATCGCCATCTGGATCTGGCGCCAACTGAGGCCTGTGTTGCCCCTGCTGAGCGAGTTGGTGGTAGCGGAGACGTGCACCGCGCGCTGCGTGTACCGCGGGTAGGAGCGCGGGGCTTCAGCCCGCTTGAGCGCGTGGAGGCAATTGCGCGTAGGCAGTGTCCGCGACTGGCAGCGGGGTTTGACGCTGAAGCAGGCTGAAACCTGCGGTCTGGAAATCCCGGTTAACGTGGGACGCGTGACGACTTATTCCTGCCACACCGTGACGCCAGCCACTGGCACTTCGGCCGTCCCAACGAGGATCTTTGCATCGCGCGGCACGGGCGCACGCTGTGATTTCTCTGTGAAATTCGTTGCGATCCAGAATCCGTCGCGCCAATCCACGAGGAAATTTTCAGGAAGGTTTTCCGTTTCAACCCGCGCTCGGTCGAATACACCGCGAATCAACTGCGCTTCGAATCCGCCATCCTGCGAATCGACGCCGATGTAAGTCACACTCCCCCGGCCAAGTTTGCGTGTCACCGCAGCTGCGCCCCCCGCGTAATATTGGTCCGCGTGCGTGGCCAGTACCGTGGCGTCCGGGCCAGGTTCAAGCACCTCGCCCCACGTCACCCAATCGTAGGTTTGCCTCCCTGCTTTGACCTTCGCTGAATTGGGAGCGGGCAGGGTGTCATAGAATTTAATCTTCGCCCCGATGAGTTCGAGGATCGGCATCGCCCACGGTCCTTCCCACAAGTGACCCCGCCGATCCTTGATTCCGGTGCGGCAGCTCAGCACAAGGTGCCCGCCCTTTTCAGCATACGCCGCCAATCGGCGCACAAGATTCGAGTCAGCGAGTTGGTATGCGGGGGCGATGAGGAATGGATACTTTTGAAAGTCTTTGTCTTCGGTGATGACATCCACAGGAGCGCCGACACGCTTCAAGGCGCGATAATGTTTAAACAGGTGGCCCATCGTATCCCAGCGAATGTTCTGCTTGTGGTTGTCGATGTCCCAGCGGTTTTCAAAGTTGTAAAGAAGAGCCGTGCGGCGGGCGCTGTAAGCGGGGGGTTCCTTGGCATCAGGCTTTAGATTTTCCCGCAGCAAGGCGATTTCCTTCGCCGCCTGCGAATACTGTTCTCCGCCCGTGCTGGCAGTGACGCCGTCGGTGCCGACGATTCCATAATGATACTGCTCGGCTCCGAACAGAGGCTGCCGGTAGCGGTAGGTGCAGACGATTTTTGAGCCCGCAGCAAACGCCCGCATGAGCCACATGTGAATGGCGCCGGGATACGGCTGGGGATTCACTTCACCCCAATTCACCTGGCCAGGCTGCAGCTCCATGATGCCCTGGAAACCGTTGATGCTGCGGAAGAAATCGTGAGCGAAGGACATCTGCGCCGCGCCGCCGAGCCGGAAACCGAGCGGTCCTTCGTTCAAGTTTCCGTGGGCGGGATAAATCGTCCACGTCACGATTTCGAAATCCCTGGCGTTCAGGATCGGATACACGCGGTCAAAGCCCTGCATGAAATTGTGCGTGACCCACTGGCGATCACCGCAGTGCTTGCGGAGAATCGAGGTTTGAAACCGGAGATAATCGGCAGCTTCCTCGGCGAACCAGCGTTGGGAGTCGAGAACGGAATGTTCATTCCACTGCGCAACGAATTCGTCCTTGTTGGGAATGCGGATCTGATCGAAATTTTGATACAGCTGCGACCAGAACGCGTTGCCCCAATCGCGGTTGAGATTCTCGATCGTTCCATACTTGTTCTTCAACCACGCGCGGAACTTTGTCTGGCACGCGTCACAGAAGCACGGTTCCTTGCCGTAATGGCTCAGTTCGTTGTCGAGCTGCCAGCCCCACACGCGCGCATCATTGCCAAAGCGCTTGCCGAGTTCATCGACGATTTTGCCCACGTATTCGCGATACTTGGGGACGCTCCAGCAGGCGTGTTGACGCGTGCCGTGCTGCATGCGGCGTCCCTTGGCATCGATCAGCAGGATTTCGGGATGTGCTTCTGAAAGCCACACGGGCGGTGCCGGGCTGGGTGTGCAAAGGATGACCTTCAAGCCTTGCTCGGCGCAGAGTTGGACATTGCGCTCAAGCCAGTCGAAATCGAATTTCCCTTCCGCGGGCTCCATGAATGCCCAAGCGAACTCGCCCATGTGAACGAACTCGAGATTCAGCTTCTTCATGTTGCTGATATCGCGGGCCCATTGGTTGGAAGGCCACGCTT
The nucleotide sequence above comes from Verrucomicrobiia bacterium. Encoded proteins:
- a CDS encoding beta-galactosidase — protein: MKLPLALASALAAIVGFGSASASEKFFPQRDLMQIGVYYYPEAWPSNQWARDISNMKKLNLEFVHMGEFAWAFMEPAEGKFDFDWLERNVQLCAEQGLKVILCTPSPAPPVWLSEAHPEILLIDAKGRRMQHGTRQHACWSVPKYREYVGKIVDELGKRFGNDARVWGWQLDNELSHYGKEPCFCDACQTKFRAWLKNKYGTIENLNRDWGNAFWSQLYQNFDQIRIPNKDEFVAQWNEHSVLDSQRWFAEEAADYLRFQTSILRKHCGDRQWVTHNFMQGFDRVYPILNARDFEIVTWTIYPAHGNLNEGPLGFRLGGAAQMSFAHDFFRSINGFQGIMELQPGQVNWGEVNPQPYPGAIHMWLMRAFAAGSKIVCTYRYRQPLFGAEQYHYGIVGTDGVTASTGGEQYSQAAKEIALLRENLKPDAKEPPAYSARRTALLYNFENRWDIDNHKQNIRWDTMGHLFKHYRALKRVGAPVDVITEDKDFQKYPFLIAPAYQLADSNLVRRLAAYAEKGGHLVLSCRTGIKDRRGHLWEGPWAMPILELIGAKIKFYDTLPAPNSAKVKAGRQTYDWVTWGEVLEPGPDATVLATHADQYYAGGAAAVTRKLGRGSVTYIGVDSQDGGFEAQLIRGVFDRARVETENLPENFLVDWRDGFWIATNFTEKSQRAPVPRDAKILVGTAEVPVAGVTVWQE
- a CDS encoding CAAX prenyl protease-related protein, which encodes MNPLRAKIEQSAIHARFVPFFVFLIITSLGGMMGGNAMFWLYAVKVVLGAWMIWVMRPIVREMRWAFSWEAVVVGAVIFVVWVGIDPYVPRNTLFFDDTADSVWNPFERFGAESMVAWSLIVIRIFGMTVVVPPLEEVFYRSFLYRYSVRTDFENMPLNRFHPTAFIVIAILFGLVHFQWLAGIICGMAYQGLVLRKNRLGDAMTAHAITNFLLGVYVVWKGGAAWKFF
- a CDS encoding polyprenol monophosphomannose synthase, whose product is MNRTLVVVPTYNERENLPMLAQRLLALPVKVDLLVVDDNSPDGTGKMADELSVQHPSVHVLHRTQKNGLGRAYIAGFKWALQRGYEFVFEMDGDFSHNPDDVPIFLQAAEDADLVLGSRYIHGIRVINWPLRRLMLSVNAGKYVRIVTGMPFSDPTGGYKCFRRRALESLRLDEVQSNGYSFQIELTHKIWRQGMKVVEVPIIFTDRFQGHSKMSRDIVREAFWMVWKLWFQNGMRRRPTVPPQRPGNSGKALPSQAL
- a CDS encoding acyl-CoA reductase — translated: MNLPNYFIADLPADAVLTPEMLSEACRTLRRNREQYLAARSTESLIELLSAVALNWLNPGYTFRKLALEHGPAATGFSRETLSNGLDQFFRQLTPENFSTLLTQDLGHTQRLEKFVATVAEERQSRRSIACAPELLVQIAAGNLPNPSFMSLALGILLRSAQVMKCASGGAFLPRLFAHSIYDEDRKLGACLEVAEWHGGNTALEDVLFADADCVTATGSDEALAAIRQRVPARARFVGYGHRVSFAFVAKDALTSYNSRRVISRAANDVVAWNQLGCLSPHAVYVENGGTLDAEGFAEALAQELAEREAVEPRGSVPNEAAAQIASRRAFYEVRAAHSPDTRLWTSEQSTAWTVVYESGAKFPHSCLNRFIYVKGVPDLKAVIEGADTVRKQVSTVGIAASEARSMALATEFARWGATRICPIGEMQNPPLTWRHDGRPALGDLIRWTDWEG
- the queD gene encoding 6-carboxytetrahydropterin synthase QueD encodes the protein MELRKTFQFEAAHLLPHLPQSHKCRRLHGHSFSVEIAVTGDCDPKLGWVMDYAEITAAFRPIWEKLDHYYLNEVEGLENPTSENIAIWIWRQLRPVLPLLSELVVAETCTARCVYRG
- a CDS encoding peroxiredoxin, encoding MKTILLVATAALICAVQFAVAADAPSALKAGDKAPLVEGKDQDGKTWKLADDIGKQALLLYFYPKDETPGCTKQACSMRDSITELEQSKVKVAGVSFDSAESHQKFIAKHGLNFPLIADTDGKIAEAYGVKMKDRNMARRVSFLIGRDGKIAHVTDSGDPEKHVTEMKLAAATLKKS
- a CDS encoding AAA family ATPase; translation: MYLDYYGLSEMPFDITPNPRFLFYSPKHREAYNHLLYGIRERKGFVQLTGEVGAGKTTLCRAMLEQLDEHYSTALILNPVLNADELMKAIAIEFGLDVRGMDRLDTIAKINDFLLWNVEQGKETVLIIDEAQNLTEELLEQVRLLSNLETDNRKLLQIVLMGQPELRDRLNSHSLRQLRQRITVRYHLSPLSQAEIGQYIQHRLQVSGARGAPRFTKAALWRIHHYTGGVPRLVNAVCDKALLAGFVNHRDELGYRVVGAAIRELEGDIGV